A genome region from Bacillaceae bacterium IKA-2 includes the following:
- the istA gene encoding IS21 family transposase, with amino-acid sequence MHYHVDVTTNLEINSLRDLPKLKILMENLNMKINKSMLAREMGVDRRTIDRYLKGNIPKETRTRLSKIDDYYTTISLLLSTEAKQRFFYKRILWQYLTDNHCLDCAQSSFRSYISKRPEFQSYFNSDKGSKPIKPIIRFETPPAEQAQLDWKEDIRYMTKDGEIVSVNVCVLLLSFSRFRTYHLSISKSQSVLFSFLMESFEAIGGIPKTILTDNMKTVMDVARTEYKKGVVNERFDQFSKDCGFEVKPCIAGRPRTKAKVEAPMKLIDEIHAYQGKFNYEELHQFVQKLCNRINNSYHQGTGKIPILALEKEKDHLVPLPRKQLRDLYKINHTLVKVNTSNMISYKSNQYSVPAGYKGKTVGLQVYDDHIYMYYNTVLIVEHRISQTKINYKQEHYLDALSKGLPRTVNIDELAKKNLEAIDEVYRNE; translated from the coding sequence ATGCATTATCATGTCGACGTAACTACCAATCTTGAAATAAATAGTCTTAGAGACTTACCAAAATTAAAAATTCTAATGGAGAATCTAAACATGAAAATTAATAAAAGCATGTTAGCACGTGAAATGGGTGTAGATCGAAGAACCATTGATAGATATCTGAAAGGTAATATTCCTAAAGAAACTCGTACACGCTTATCTAAAATTGATGACTATTACACGACTATTTCTTTACTTCTTTCAACAGAAGCGAAACAGCGATTTTTTTACAAAAGAATTCTCTGGCAATATTTAACGGATAATCATTGTTTAGATTGTGCTCAATCCAGCTTCCGTTCTTACATCTCAAAAAGGCCTGAGTTTCAAAGCTACTTTAACTCAGATAAAGGAAGCAAGCCAATCAAACCTATTATCCGTTTCGAAACACCACCCGCTGAACAAGCACAGTTGGATTGGAAAGAAGACATTCGTTACATGACGAAAGACGGAGAAATAGTCAGTGTAAACGTTTGTGTACTCTTACTATCATTTTCAAGGTTCCGTACCTATCATCTTTCGATTTCAAAATCACAAAGCGTGTTATTTTCGTTTTTAATGGAAAGTTTTGAAGCAATTGGGGGAATTCCGAAAACGATTTTGACAGACAATATGAAAACCGTTATGGATGTCGCTCGAACAGAGTATAAAAAGGGGGTTGTGAATGAGCGATTTGATCAATTTTCAAAAGACTGTGGTTTTGAAGTGAAACCATGCATTGCGGGGAGACCAAGAACAAAGGCTAAAGTTGAGGCACCGATGAAATTGATCGACGAAATTCATGCCTACCAAGGAAAATTCAATTATGAAGAACTACATCAATTTGTTCAAAAACTATGTAATCGAATCAATAATAGTTATCACCAAGGAACGGGGAAAATACCTATTTTAGCTTTAGAAAAAGAAAAAGATCACTTAGTCCCATTACCACGGAAACAACTAAGAGATCTCTACAAAATCAACCATACACTTGTGAAAGTCAATACTTCCAATATGATATCCTACAAGTCCAACCAGTATTCAGTTCCAGCTGGATACAAAGGAAAAACCGTAGGTTTACAAGTATACGATGACCATATATACATGTATTATAACACGGTATTAATTGTCGAGCATCGTATCAGTCAAACAAAAATTAATTATAAGCAAGAACATTACCTAGACGCCTTATCTAAAGGGTTACCTCGTACTGTGAATATTGATGAGTTGGCCAAGAAGAATTTAGAGGCAATTGATGAGGTGTATCGAAATGAATAG
- the istB gene encoding IS21-like element helper ATPase IstB, whose amino-acid sequence MNSSYVKLVQNLDYLNMKQMMVHLDETIDFMTHNQLSFVDTLLKLTGYEIEMKEKNMITAMVKVAAFPHLKEVKDFDFDFQPSINKQQILDFTTLRFLERRENIVFLGPSGVGKTHLATSIGIAAAKKRTSTYFIKCNELILNLKRAKLENRLETRIKHYAKYRLLIIDEIGYLPIDAEDAKLFFQLIDLRYEKKSTILTTNSNFKSWDEVFQDTKIANAILDRVLHHATVVNIIGNSYRLKDHMKKED is encoded by the coding sequence ATGAATAGCAGTTACGTCAAACTAGTTCAAAATCTAGACTACTTAAACATGAAGCAAATGATGGTTCATCTGGATGAAACGATAGATTTTATGACACATAATCAATTATCCTTTGTCGATACCTTACTTAAATTAACAGGTTATGAGATTGAGATGAAAGAGAAGAATATGATCACAGCCATGGTAAAAGTGGCGGCTTTCCCGCACTTAAAAGAAGTTAAGGACTTTGATTTCGACTTTCAACCATCAATAAATAAACAGCAAATTCTTGATTTCACCACTCTTCGTTTCTTAGAACGAAGAGAAAATATTGTTTTTTTAGGACCTAGTGGGGTGGGGAAAACTCACCTGGCAACTTCAATAGGGATTGCCGCAGCAAAAAAAAGGACGAGCACCTATTTCATTAAATGTAACGAATTAATTCTTAATCTAAAGAGAGCAAAATTAGAAAATCGTTTGGAAACCAGGATAAAACATTATGCAAAATATAGACTTCTTATTATTGATGAAATCGGCTATTTACCGATTGACGCCGAGGATGCAAAACTCTTTTTCCAACTGATTGATTTACGTTACGAAAAGAAGAGTACGATTTTAACAACGAATTCAAATTTCAAGTCATGGGACGAGGTATTTCAGGATACGAAAATTGCGAATGCGATATTAGATCGGGTCCTCCATCATGCGACAGTAGTGAATATCATAGGGAATTCCTATCGTCTCAAAGATCATATGAAGAAGGAAGATTAA
- a CDS encoding Yip1 family protein, with protein MLTVWFKPRATIRGLLDNPNPKFIYSIITIYGVVIVLNHLSHIGIGDDDMSLTFILLTAVFLGPIIGFIWYYLLGALFKWVGSLLGEKGSYRDLRLTLVCYAIPSVVLLGLWIISLILFGIDNFNKSSVEIPIIFFLIVGPITLLIIIWSIVILVNCFSETHKFSKKKALLLSLIYLPFYWIGL; from the coding sequence TTGTTAACAGTCTGGTTTAAGCCAAGAGCTACTATAAGGGGATTATTGGATAATCCTAATCCAAAATTTATATATTCCATAATAACTATTTATGGTGTAGTTATTGTCTTAAATCACCTTTCACATATAGGTATAGGTGATGATGACATGTCATTAACCTTTATTTTATTAACAGCAGTTTTTTTAGGTCCAATCATTGGATTTATATGGTATTACTTATTAGGTGCTTTATTTAAATGGGTAGGTTCATTACTTGGAGAAAAAGGAAGTTATAGAGACTTACGTTTAACATTGGTTTGTTATGCTATACCATCTGTAGTTTTGTTAGGTTTATGGATTATATCACTTATTCTATTTGGTATTGATAATTTTAATAAAAGTTCAGTTGAAATCCCGATTATATTTTTTCTTATAGTAGGTCCAATTACACTCTTAATAATAATTTGGAGTATTGTTATTTTAGTTAATTGTTTTAGTGAAACTCATAAGTTTTCAAAAAAGAAAGCACTGTTACTTTCGCTTATTTATTTACCGTTTTATTGGATAGGACTGTAA